In a genomic window of Ignavibacteria bacterium:
- a CDS encoding helix-turn-helix transcriptional regulator, which yields MATSSKKPAQRTNAKATRVVTLTPAQAVAQRMREAREALGMTQADVVRETGRSKDYISKVERGTLGISIEMMTYYCIEKGIDLSWLVCGRGGMFLKDKLDDGSEDAEALLKQAVARINRAIEFTHGRSPKR from the coding sequence TTGGCTACATCCTCCAAAAAGCCAGCCCAACGCACTAACGCCAAGGCAACAAGAGTTGTCACGCTCACTCCTGCCCAAGCTGTAGCACAAAGGATGAGGGAGGCACGTGAAGCACTTGGAATGACACAAGCGGATGTTGTCCGAGAGACGGGTCGCAGCAAAGACTATATCTCGAAAGTTGAGCGAGGTACTCTTGGTATCAGTATTGAGATGATGACCTATTACTGCATTGAAAAAGGAATAGACCTCTCCTGGCTCGTCTGTGGAAGAGGAGGAATGTTCCTCAAGGACAAGTTGGATGATGGCAGTGAAGACGCAGAAGCCCTGTTGAAACAAGCTGTTGCTCGGATCAATAGGGCTATTGAGTTTACACATGGGAGAAGTCCTAAAAGGTAA